One Streptomyces sp. NBC_00440 DNA window includes the following coding sequences:
- a CDS encoding non-ribosomal peptide synthetase, with the protein MSVDSTYTNGPDKGALRDELLRRRLAGKDGGRRSAIGLVDRDGPLPLSFGQQQMWFLGQLDPDSAEYLVPVVLRLRGTLDAGALADAWEGVLARHEILRTRYEFIGGADVRQVIDPPRRAGLPVTELADLDGEEREQRLRSLVDEEIGRPIDLGRAWPVRGRLFRLADDDHLLAVTFHHIACDAWSVGIFAQELGSRYRSALAGLAPDLPELAVQYADFAAWQRREMSGAALDKQLGHWRDRLADVRPLELPTDRPRPAVRSWAGDSVGFTLPAELADRARELAQQHDTTLFTVLLAAFQGLLSRHADSTDVPVGVVVSGRGRPELQRLIGYGINTLVVRARWDSDCTFAGLLTHVRDTVLEAFDHQAVPFARVVDELEPERDLSRTPLFQMAFVLHENRGAAFTLPGVETESLTDDRVARFDLTLNVEQATSGALDARFSYATSLYDRATVERMAARFTRLLDQVTAAPDILVTGVDLLPAAERARLAGWSGVLRTADEARAVLDVFAGTPPRRLTVRVLDGHGDYAPIGVAGDVYLDPVTPVEGLRARYLADGTLDILDGAAEPAGTGDERAPVAAHTAPATPLEERIAGVWAAVLGRDTVGVQENFFDIGGDSMRAVRLAGALREAGFDVSIHEIFAAGTVARLAEVLAGQETGAGELNTVGAWELVGAGDRALLPEGVVDAYPLTQVQTGMIVEMLNHVERNAYHSVTSFRIPDERALSLPTLRAALDVVVGRHEVLRTSVELTEFSQPLQLVHGVVRVPLVLHDLRGLDADEQRRAGLEFIADERGRPFVLSEAPLMRVAVHLESDRAWRITFTQCHAITDGWSLNSLLMELLDAYRSLRDGLPLPPYEAPAVRYADVVAAELEALDSAEHREFWERATADRAPFTLPAAWGRPDTEGEPYRLRVPFHHLEERLRRLAAGCGASFKSVLLAAHLKVLSGLTPERSFHTGLITHGRLEASGGDRVLGMHLNSVPFPADRSARTWRELVTRTFRQETEVWGHRLYPLPAIQRLSDSGDRLLSVVFEYLDFHQVDSDTVDREGSGGGAANEFDLTVVASAGYVNLSSRTDLIGHEDGERLADMYRQVLTAMAEGPDGDATVAFLPKAERRRLLQDLGVTPGTAPELPVHRLIEQQAAETPLAVAVSHCDGALTYAELDERANRVAHRLRALGAGPDTLVGVRLDRGPDLVPTLLGVWKSGAGYLPLDPSVHGARLRYMLEDTGAPPVVTSTRYADELAAVHDGTLLVLDREEDRAAVAAQPHTRPEPLGDRDNLAYVMYTSGSTGNPKGVVVPHIGVANYLLWASRAYGSHGTGGAPVFSSISFDLGLPDLFAPLLLGQTVHLLPQDLPSEELGRELAQAGPFSFIKLTPGHLDLLAHQLSREQAASLAGLVIGAGDSFSSRLAHRWRELAGPDGTPLAAEYGPTETSVGNSGIPLTEIPDLDLMPLGAPVPNSSMYVLDEWMEPVPVGIPGEVYIGGIILARGYLGKPGMSAERFVPDPYGEPGSRLYRTGDLAQFRADGCLEFLGRMDHQVKIRGYRVELGEIQYVLGEHNDVQEAIVVLHRNEGDAALAAYVVGAVAAAVDTGVLRAHLAERLPEYMVPASFTVLDHIPLTSNGKLDRKALPAPDRSAFARTEHVAPRTPIEKQLTQVWSDILGVGDIGVHDRFFDIGGDSMRAVRMAGVLRESGYDIGIGDIFAAGTVAELAGRLVGQDTGQGLTRAVGAWELVGAGDRALLPEGVVDAYPLTQVQTGMIVEMLNHVERNAYHSVTSFRIPDERALSLPTLRAALDVVVGRHEVLRTSVELTEFSQPLQLVHGVVRVPLVLHDLRGLDADEQRRAGLEFIADERGRPFVLSEAPLMRVAVHLESDRAWRITFTQCHAITDGWSYHTLLMELLDAYRSLRDGLPLPPYEAPAVRYADVVAAELEALEDTGHQAYWQGVVREHVPFALPDSWAQPGTDEVFHLRVPFHDLEEPLRKLAAETGTSLKTVILAAHLKVLSGLTPERSFHTGLITHGRLEASGGDRVLGMHLNSVPFPADRSARTWRELVTRTFRQETEVWGHRLYPLPAIQRLSDSGDRLVSVTFNFLDFHQVDSDVVDLDGGFGVGGNEFELSVFAIRGHLVLGCRSSNIGRVHAERMAAMYRQVFTAIAENPDADAITAVMPEPECTRLRNTWNDTAVEWPGGTVLDVIEEAAARTPDAPAVISGECTLTFRELDEQANRVAHRLRALGAGPDTLVGVHLERGPGLVPALLGVWKAGAAYLPLDPANPADRLSHMLADSGVRVLVSESRSAAPGAPAPEHGVVRLDLDLDRETIAAESPARPSRTSDPDQLAYVIYTSGSTGTPKGVMVTQRGLANHLRWAARDLTAGGGGAPLFSSIAFDLPATNLYVPLMTGRPVTVLPAGTAPGEIGRELAKSAPYDFIKLTPGHLDLLTHQLGAEEIAGLARRILVAGEALQPRTANHYVAALGPGRLINEYGPTETSIGATAYPVDDEQTTVVPLGRALPNTTTYVLNEWLEPVPLGVPGEVFIGGIGLARGYLARPGLTAERFVPDSCGTPGARLYRTGDLGRFREDGALEFLGRIDDQVKIRGYRVELGEIQHVLAEHPAVRECVVLLHRTADGEAHLAGYAVPADGTQGVDPVALRDHLAGRLPEYMIPTTYTAIEQIPLTSNGKLDRRALPDPDRGAGRAVRRTAPRTPTEQRLAAVWASTLGLDEVGVEDNFFDLGGHSILAVRMLAEAREAGVSLAVWMIYQAGSLGEMALLADENEALGTTAPRAAAEDDTLPLLPAQRRTGNEAPPIRTLRLTLARRLDASLLAEALAATVARHEGLRLRLDPEGNRRDATVAEDETAVLLRTVPLADVAAEDRSAVVAAEVAAAECRLDPVTGPVLQAVLLDVGADRLLDTEVLAELWIVVHGTAADEESLAVITDDLNTAYGQLAGGRKAELPPVKTTLCQWAHRLAHEAASPNILDQGPFWLNRRPGTLLPRDHVGAAPGAASTVTTVLAAAPTATLLAGEDPQATVLTALGRVLGRWAGGDALDVALRTNPRGYDAQLARTVGPLSDTVPIGLWLPRSRELPQLVRSVARQLAALPAPLHGYGLLRDGGVDPDLAAELRAQPHPEVRFALVRGSEARVADVPLAYPAGGSPSVEGYLLDVEAVISGGQCYLRWTHREGVHEPATVRRLADEHVTELARLTDAAPAARKKPTVPGVADVMARHGIPGASIAVIRGGEVVSVEHHGVLDAGDGRPVTADSLFAAASITKHLTTFTVLRLLAEKGIGLDEDVNRYLVNWRVPGLDGPEAPEGPQGGEPVTFRHLVANLAGFAEPSPTRRGGYDTDEPWPTVLDLLHGRPPADGGPVRREFAPGARFRLNNFHYLVLQQAMEDITGAPYHDVVRQLLFGPLGMDDSGITPDHPDTSGRPVAHGHDMTGTPLPGGRRVYPESAARGLWVTAGDLAKLVIAVRDSAIGRENGLVPQELVREMLTPHSDRPYGWGTIIDNTGIDLEFGHGGQAAGYQAMFGIRANSGDGTVILTNSVHGRALVTHLMANGWTDSGQLAGFWQRAMGEAAAREREQEGPCRS; encoded by the coding sequence ATGAGCGTCGACAGCACGTACACGAACGGACCGGACAAGGGTGCGCTGCGCGACGAACTGCTGCGCCGCCGACTCGCGGGCAAGGACGGTGGCCGCAGGTCCGCCATCGGGCTGGTGGACCGTGACGGACCGCTGCCGCTATCCTTCGGGCAGCAGCAAATGTGGTTTCTCGGCCAACTCGACCCGGATAGCGCCGAATACCTCGTCCCGGTGGTCCTGCGGCTACGCGGCACCCTCGACGCTGGCGCCCTCGCCGACGCGTGGGAAGGGGTGCTTGCCCGTCACGAGATCCTGCGGACCCGCTACGAATTCATCGGCGGCGCGGACGTGCGGCAGGTGATCGACCCGCCACGCCGGGCGGGGCTGCCCGTCACCGAACTTGCGGACCTCGACGGCGAGGAACGGGAACAGCGGCTGCGCAGCCTGGTCGACGAGGAGATCGGGCGACCCATTGACCTGGGCCGCGCCTGGCCCGTGCGGGGCAGGCTGTTCCGGCTCGCCGACGACGATCACCTGCTGGCCGTCACCTTCCACCACATCGCCTGTGACGCCTGGTCGGTCGGCATCTTCGCGCAGGAGCTGGGCTCCCGCTACCGGTCTGCCCTCGCCGGCTTGGCGCCGGACCTGCCCGAACTCGCCGTCCAGTACGCTGACTTCGCGGCCTGGCAGCGCCGTGAGATGAGCGGCGCCGCGCTGGACAAGCAGCTCGGCCACTGGCGCGACCGGCTCGCCGACGTACGGCCGCTGGAGCTGCCCACCGACCGGCCGAGGCCCGCGGTGCGCTCCTGGGCCGGTGACTCCGTCGGGTTCACCCTGCCCGCCGAGCTCGCCGACCGGGCCAGGGAGCTGGCCCAGCAGCACGACACGACTCTCTTCACCGTGCTCCTCGCCGCGTTCCAGGGGCTGCTGTCCCGGCACGCCGACAGCACCGACGTCCCGGTCGGCGTCGTCGTGTCGGGCCGTGGACGGCCCGAGTTGCAGCGGCTCATCGGTTACGGCATCAATACCCTTGTCGTAAGGGCCCGTTGGGATAGTGACTGCACCTTCGCCGGGCTGTTGACGCACGTGCGGGATACCGTCCTTGAGGCGTTCGACCACCAGGCGGTGCCATTCGCCCGAGTGGTCGACGAGCTGGAACCCGAGCGCGACCTGTCCCGGACCCCGCTGTTCCAGATGGCGTTCGTGCTGCACGAGAACCGCGGCGCGGCCTTCACGCTGCCCGGAGTGGAGACCGAGTCGCTGACGGACGACCGGGTCGCCCGGTTCGATCTCACGCTGAACGTGGAACAGGCGACGAGCGGCGCCCTTGACGCACGCTTCTCGTACGCCACTTCGCTGTACGACCGCGCGACCGTCGAGCGCATGGCCGCCCGGTTCACGCGCCTGCTCGACCAGGTCACGGCCGCCCCCGATATCCTCGTCACCGGCGTAGACCTGCTGCCAGCGGCCGAACGCGCCCGGCTCGCCGGCTGGAGCGGCGTGCTCCGCACGGCGGACGAGGCGCGGGCGGTCCTCGACGTGTTCGCGGGCACCCCGCCCCGGCGGCTCACGGTGCGCGTGCTCGACGGACACGGCGACTACGCGCCCATCGGCGTCGCAGGTGACGTCTACCTCGACCCGGTGACCCCCGTCGAGGGGCTACGCGCGCGCTACCTCGCCGACGGCACGCTGGACATTCTGGACGGCGCGGCCGAGCCGGCCGGCACGGGCGACGAGCGTGCGCCCGTCGCCGCGCACACCGCCCCGGCCACCCCGCTGGAAGAGCGCATCGCCGGTGTGTGGGCCGCCGTCCTCGGCCGCGACACAGTCGGCGTTCAGGAGAACTTCTTCGACATCGGCGGCGACTCCATGCGAGCCGTACGGCTCGCGGGCGCGCTGCGCGAGGCCGGGTTCGACGTGAGTATCCACGAGATCTTCGCCGCAGGCACCGTCGCCAGGCTGGCCGAGGTGCTCGCGGGGCAGGAGACCGGCGCCGGTGAGTTGAACACCGTGGGTGCGTGGGAGTTGGTGGGTGCGGGGGATCGGGCTCTGTTGCCGGAGGGGGTGGTGGATGCGTATCCATTGACACAGGTGCAGACCGGGATGATTGTGGAGATGCTCAATCATGTGGAGCGGAATGCCTATCACTCGGTGACGAGTTTTCGGATTCCGGATGAGCGGGCGCTTTCTCTTCCGACGTTGCGTGCGGCGTTGGATGTGGTGGTGGGGCGTCATGAGGTGTTGCGGACGTCGGTGGAGTTGACGGAGTTTTCGCAGCCGTTGCAGTTGGTGCACGGGGTGGTGCGGGTTCCGTTGGTGTTGCACGATCTTCGTGGTCTGGATGCTGACGAGCAGCGTCGGGCGGGGCTTGAGTTCATTGCTGATGAGCGGGGCAGGCCTTTTGTGCTGAGTGAGGCGCCGTTGATGCGGGTGGCGGTGCATCTGGAGTCGGACCGGGCATGGCGGATTACCTTCACCCAGTGCCACGCAATCACCGACGGCTGGAGCCTCAACTCCCTCCTGATGGAGCTGCTCGACGCCTACCGGAGCCTCCGCGACGGCCTGCCGCTGCCCCCGTACGAGGCTCCGGCCGTACGCTACGCCGACGTCGTCGCCGCCGAGCTGGAGGCGCTGGACAGCGCTGAGCACAGGGAATTCTGGGAGCGCGCCACCGCCGACCGCGCCCCGTTCACCCTGCCCGCGGCATGGGGACGTCCGGACACCGAGGGTGAGCCCTACCGTCTGCGGGTTCCCTTCCACCACCTGGAGGAGAGGCTCCGGCGGTTGGCCGCCGGATGCGGCGCCTCGTTCAAATCCGTTCTGCTCGCGGCCCACTTGAAGGTGCTGAGTGGTCTGACCCCTGAGCGCTCTTTTCACACCGGCTTGATCACGCACGGCCGGCTTGAGGCGTCCGGTGGCGACCGGGTCCTCGGCATGCATCTCAATAGCGTGCCGTTCCCGGCGGACCGGTCCGCACGGACCTGGCGCGAACTGGTTACCCGGACCTTCAGGCAGGAGACCGAGGTCTGGGGTCACCGCCTCTACCCGCTGCCCGCCATCCAGCGGCTCTCGGACTCCGGCGACCGGCTGCTCTCCGTCGTCTTCGAGTACCTGGACTTCCACCAGGTCGACTCGGACACCGTCGACAGGGAGGGCAGTGGAGGCGGCGCGGCCAACGAGTTCGATCTGACCGTGGTCGCGAGTGCCGGCTACGTCAACCTATCCAGCCGCACCGACCTCATCGGCCACGAAGACGGCGAGCGGCTGGCCGACATGTACCGGCAGGTCCTTACGGCCATGGCCGAGGGGCCCGACGGCGACGCTACTGTCGCGTTCCTGCCCAAGGCCGAACGCCGACGACTGCTCCAGGACCTGGGTGTCACACCCGGCACTGCGCCCGAGCTCCCGGTGCACCGGCTCATCGAGCAGCAGGCCGCAGAGACCCCGCTGGCCGTCGCCGTCAGCCACTGCGACGGCGCCCTCACCTACGCCGAACTGGACGAGCGGGCCAACCGCGTCGCCCACCGACTGCGCGCGCTCGGCGCCGGCCCCGACACCCTCGTCGGTGTCCGCCTCGACCGCGGCCCGGACCTGGTGCCGACGCTGCTCGGCGTGTGGAAGTCCGGCGCCGGATACCTGCCCCTCGACCCGAGCGTGCACGGCGCCCGGCTGCGGTACATGCTCGAGGACACCGGTGCGCCGCCCGTCGTCACCAGTACCCGGTACGCCGACGAGCTGGCCGCCGTCCACGACGGCACCCTGCTCGTGCTCGACCGGGAGGAGGACCGGGCCGCCGTTGCCGCCCAGCCGCACACCCGCCCCGAACCGCTCGGCGACCGCGACAACCTCGCCTACGTGATGTACACCTCCGGCTCCACAGGCAACCCCAAGGGCGTTGTGGTGCCGCACATCGGCGTCGCCAACTACCTGCTGTGGGCGTCCCGGGCCTACGGATCGCACGGCACCGGCGGGGCGCCCGTGTTCTCGTCCATCTCCTTCGATCTGGGCCTGCCCGACCTCTTCGCCCCGCTGCTGCTTGGCCAGACCGTGCACCTGCTCCCGCAGGACCTGCCGTCAGAGGAGCTGGGCCGGGAGCTGGCCCAGGCCGGGCCGTTCTCGTTTATTAAGCTGACACCCGGTCATCTCGACCTGCTCGCGCACCAGTTGTCGAGAGAACAGGCGGCATCGCTGGCGGGTCTCGTGATCGGTGCGGGCGACAGTTTCAGCTCCCGTCTCGCACACCGCTGGCGTGAACTGGCCGGCCCCGACGGCACACCGCTCGCCGCGGAGTACGGCCCGACTGAGACCTCCGTCGGAAACTCCGGCATCCCGCTGACTGAGATACCCGACCTGGACCTCATGCCTCTCGGCGCCCCGGTGCCGAACAGCTCCATGTACGTACTTGACGAGTGGATGGAGCCCGTGCCGGTCGGGATCCCCGGAGAGGTGTACATCGGCGGGATCATCTTGGCCCGCGGCTACCTCGGCAAGCCCGGCATGTCCGCCGAGCGGTTCGTGCCCGACCCGTACGGCGAGCCCGGCTCGCGCCTGTACCGCACGGGTGACCTCGCACAGTTTCGGGCCGACGGCTGCCTGGAGTTCCTCGGCCGCATGGACCACCAGGTGAAGATCCGCGGCTACAGGGTCGAACTGGGGGAGATCCAGTACGTCCTGGGCGAGCACAACGATGTCCAGGAGGCCATCGTGGTGCTGCACCGAAACGAAGGGGACGCGGCCCTCGCGGCGTACGTCGTCGGCGCGGTCGCAGCAGCCGTCGACACCGGAGTGCTGCGCGCCCACCTGGCGGAGCGGCTGCCCGAGTACATGGTGCCCGCGTCCTTCACGGTGCTCGACCACATCCCACTGACGAGCAACGGCAAGCTCGACCGCAAGGCGCTGCCTGCCCCGGACCGGAGCGCGTTTGCGCGCACCGAGCACGTGGCACCGCGCACCCCGATCGAGAAGCAGCTCACTCAGGTGTGGTCGGACATCCTCGGAGTCGGCGACATCGGCGTTCACGACCGCTTCTTTGACATCGGCGGCGACTCGATGCGCGCCGTCCGCATGGCGGGCGTGCTGCGCGAGTCCGGGTACGACATCGGCATTGGTGACATCTTCGCGGCTGGCACCGTCGCCGAGCTCGCGGGAAGACTGGTCGGCCAGGACACCGGGCAGGGCCTGACCCGTGCCGTGGGTGCGTGGGAGTTGGTGGGTGCGGGGGATCGGGCTCTGTTGCCGGAGGGGGTGGTGGATGCGTATCCATTGACACAGGTGCAGACCGGGATGATTGTGGAGATGCTCAATCATGTGGAGCGGAATGCCTATCACTCGGTGACGAGTTTTCGGATTCCGGATGAGCGGGCGCTTTCTCTTCCGACGTTGCGTGCGGCGTTGGATGTGGTGGTGGGGCGTCATGAGGTGTTGCGGACGTCGGTGGAGTTGACGGAGTTTTCGCAGCCGTTGCAGTTGGTGCACGGGGTGGTGCGGGTTCCGTTGGTGTTGCACGATCTTCGTGGTCTGGATGCTGACGAGCAGCGTCGGGCGGGGCTTGAGTTCATTGCTGATGAGCGGGGCAGGCCTTTTGTGCTGAGTGAGGCGCCGTTGATGCGGGTGGCGGTGCATCTGGAGTCGGACCGGGCATGGCGGATTACCTTCACCCAGTGCCACGCAATCACCGACGGCTGGAGTTACCACACACTGCTGATGGAGCTGCTCGACGCCTACCGGAGCCTCCGCGACGGCCTGCCGCTGCCCCCGTACGAGGCTCCGGCCGTACGCTACGCCGACGTCGTCGCCGCCGAGCTGGAGGCGCTGGAGGACACCGGACATCAGGCCTATTGGCAGGGCGTCGTGAGGGAGCACGTCCCGTTCGCCCTGCCGGATAGCTGGGCCCAGCCGGGGACCGATGAGGTGTTCCACCTCAGGGTGCCCTTCCACGACCTGGAGGAGCCGCTGCGCAAGCTGGCTGCGGAGACCGGGACCTCGCTCAAGACTGTGATCCTAGCCGCCCACTTGAAGGTGCTGAGTGGTCTGACCCCTGAGCGCTCTTTTCACACCGGCTTGATCACGCACGGCCGGCTTGAGGCGTCCGGTGGCGACCGGGTCCTCGGCATGCATCTCAATAGCGTGCCGTTCCCGGCGGACCGGTCCGCACGGACCTGGCGCGAACTGGTTACCCGGACCTTCAGGCAGGAGACCGAGGTCTGGGGTCACCGCCTTTACCCGCTGCCCGCCATCCAGCGGCTCTCGGACTCCGGCGACCGGTTGGTGTCCGTCACGTTCAACTTCCTTGACTTCCACCAGGTCGACTCGGACGTCGTGGACCTCGACGGAGGCTTCGGCGTCGGCGGCAACGAGTTCGAGCTGAGCGTCTTCGCGATCCGGGGGCACCTGGTCCTGGGTTGCCGTTCCAGCAACATTGGCCGGGTTCACGCCGAACGCATGGCCGCCATGTACCGGCAGGTGTTCACCGCCATCGCGGAGAACCCCGACGCCGACGCGATCACGGCCGTCATGCCCGAACCCGAGTGCACCCGGCTGCGGAACACCTGGAACGACACCGCCGTCGAGTGGCCGGGCGGTACCGTCCTCGACGTGATCGAGGAGGCCGCTGCCCGGACGCCGGACGCGCCCGCCGTCATCAGCGGTGAATGCACGCTGACCTTTCGAGAGTTGGACGAACAGGCCAACCGGGTGGCGCACCGCCTGCGCGCCCTCGGAGCCGGCCCCGACACCCTCGTCGGCGTGCACCTTGAACGCGGCCCCGGCCTGGTGCCCGCCCTGCTTGGCGTGTGGAAGGCCGGCGCGGCGTACTTGCCCCTGGACCCGGCCAACCCAGCCGACCGGCTGAGCCACATGCTCGCCGACAGCGGTGTCCGCGTCCTGGTCAGCGAGTCGCGGTCGGCCGCGCCCGGGGCCCCCGCGCCCGAACACGGCGTCGTGCGCCTCGACCTCGACCTGGACCGCGAGACCATCGCTGCCGAGTCACCGGCCAGGCCGTCCCGTACGAGCGATCCTGACCAACTGGCGTACGTCATCTACACGTCTGGATCCACCGGCACCCCAAAGGGCGTCATGGTGACCCAGCGCGGTCTGGCCAATCACCTGCGGTGGGCCGCCAGGGACCTCACCGCCGGTGGCGGCGGCGCGCCGCTGTTCTCCTCGATCGCGTTCGACCTGCCCGCCACCAACCTCTACGTGCCGCTGATGACGGGCCGCCCGGTCACCGTGCTGCCCGCTGGCACCGCCCCCGGGGAGATCGGCCGGGAACTTGCCAAGTCGGCCCCGTACGACTTCATCAAGTTGACCCCCGGTCACCTCGACCTACTCACCCACCAGCTCGGTGCCGAAGAGATCGCGGGGCTTGCCCGGCGGATCCTCGTCGCAGGCGAGGCCCTCCAGCCGCGCACCGCCAACCACTACGTAGCGGCGCTGGGCCCCGGACGCCTCATTAACGAGTACGGCCCCACGGAGACGTCCATCGGCGCGACCGCGTACCCGGTCGACGACGAGCAGACGACGGTCGTACCGCTGGGCCGGGCGCTGCCCAACACTACGACGTACGTGCTGAACGAATGGCTGGAGCCGGTTCCGCTCGGCGTGCCCGGCGAGGTGTTCATCGGAGGCATCGGCCTCGCCCGCGGCTACCTCGCCAGGCCCGGCCTGACCGCGGAGCGGTTCGTGCCCGACTCCTGCGGCACCCCGGGCGCCCGCCTATACCGGACCGGTGACCTCGGGCGGTTCCGCGAGGACGGGGCCCTTGAGTTCCTCGGCCGGATCGACGATCAGGTGAAGATCCGCGGGTACCGGGTCGAACTCGGCGAGATCCAGCACGTCCTGGCCGAGCACCCTGCCGTCCGCGAGTGCGTGGTGCTCCTGCACCGCACCGCCGACGGCGAGGCCCACCTGGCCGGCTACGCCGTACCCGCAGACGGTACGCAGGGGGTGGACCCGGTCGCCCTGCGGGACCACCTCGCCGGACGGCTGCCGGAGTACATGATTCCCACCACCTACACCGCCATCGAGCAGATCCCCCTGACCAGCAACGGCAAGCTCGACCGCAGGGCACTGCCGGACCCTGACCGGGGTGCAGGGCGCGCGGTCCGGCGGACCGCGCCGCGCACGCCGACCGAGCAGCGGCTCGCCGCCGTCTGGGCCTCGACCCTCGGGCTAGACGAAGTCGGCGTCGAGGACAACTTCTTCGACCTGGGCGGCCACTCCATCCTCGCAGTACGGATGCTGGCCGAAGCGAGGGAAGCGGGAGTGTCGCTCGCCGTCTGGATGATCTACCAGGCAGGCTCACTCGGCGAGATGGCCCTGCTGGCCGACGAGAATGAGGCGCTCGGCACGACGGCACCGCGGGCAGCGGCGGAAGACGACACGTTGCCGCTGCTGCCCGCCCAGCGCAGGACCGGCAACGAGGCGCCGCCGATCCGTACGCTACGCCTCACCCTGGCACGCCGACTGGACGCCAGCCTGCTCGCCGAGGCGCTCGCCGCGACCGTCGCCCGGCACGAAGGGCTGCGGCTGCGCCTCGACCCCGAGGGCAACCGGCGGGACGCCACGGTCGCCGAAGACGAGACGGCGGTGCTGCTGCGGACCGTTCCGCTCGCCGACGTGGCCGCCGAGGACCGGTCGGCTGTAGTCGCGGCCGAAGTCGCAGCGGCCGAATGCCGCCTGGACCCGGTGACCGGACCCGTCCTCCAGGCCGTCCTACTTGACGTCGGTGCGGACCGCCTGCTGGACACCGAGGTGCTCGCCGAGCTATGGATCGTCGTCCACGGCACGGCCGCGGACGAGGAGTCCCTGGCCGTGATCACCGACGACCTCAACACCGCTTATGGGCAGCTGGCCGGCGGCCGGAAGGCCGAACTGCCGCCAGTGAAAACGACGTTGTGCCAGTGGGCGCACCGGCTCGCGCACGAAGCCGCATCACCGAACATCCTGGACCAGGGGCCGTTCTGGCTGAACCGCAGGCCCGGCACGCTACTGCCCCGGGATCACGTGGGGGCCGCCCCCGGGGCCGCCAGCACGGTCACGACCGTGCTGGCGGCCGCGCCGACCGCGACCCTGCTGGCCGGGGAGGATCCGCAGGCCACCGTGCTGACCGCGCTCGGCAGGGTGCTCGGCCGCTGGGCGGGCGGCGACGCCCTGGACGTCGCCCTGCGCACGAACCCGCGTGGCTACGATGCTCAACTCGCTCGGACCGTCGGCCCATTAAGCGACACCGTGCCGATCGGTCTCTGGCTGCCGCGCAGCCGCGAGCTACCCCAGCTGGTGCGTTCGGTGGCCCGGCAGCTCGCGGCCCTGCCCGCACCGCTCCATGGCTACGGTCTTCTCCGGGATGGCGGCGTCGACCCCGACCTCGCCGCAGAACTGCGCGCACAGCCGCACCCGGAGGTGCGGTTCGCCCTCGTGCGGGGCAGTGAGGCGCGGGTTGCGGACGTACCGCTGGCCTATCCGGCAGGCGGCAGCCCGTCGGTGGAGGGATACCTGCTGGACGTGGAAGCGGTCATCTCCGGCGGGCAGTGCTACCTGCGCTGGACCCACCGCGAGGGCGTCCACGAACCGGCGACGGTGCGGCGGCTCGCCGATGAGCACGTAACCGAGCTGGCTCGGCTGACCGATGCGGCCCCGGCGGCGCGGAAGAAGCCGACGGTGCCTGGGGTGGCGGACGTGATGGCCCGGCACGGTATTCCCGGTGCGAGCATTGCGGTGATCCGTGGGGGCGAAGTGGTGTCCGTGGAGCACCACGGGGTGCTCGACGCCGGTGACGGCCGACCGGTGACGGCGGACAGCCTCTTCGCTGCGGCGTCCATTACCAAGCACCTCACCACGTTCACCGTGCTGCGCCTCCTCGCCGAGAAGGGCATCGGCCTCGACGAGGACGTGAACCGGTACCTCGTCAACTGGCGTGTCCCGGGACTAGACGGGCCGGAAGCACCTGAAGGGCCGCAAGGGGGTGAGCCCGTGACGTTTCGTCACCTGGTGGCCAACCTCGCGGGGTTCGCCGAGCCTTCACCCACGCGGCGCGGCGGTTACGACACCGACGAGCCGTGGCCGACCGTGCTCGACCTCCTGCACGGGCGCCCGCCGGCGGACGGCGGACCGGTCCGTAGGGAGTTCGCGCCCGGCGCCAGGTTCCGGCTCAACAACTTCCACTACCTGGTCCTGCAACAGGCGATGGAGGACATCACCGGGGCGCCGTACCACGACGTGGTCCGCCAGCTGCTGTTCGGCCCGCTCGGCATGGACGACAGCGGGATCACTCCGGACCATCCAGACACCTCTGGCAGGCCGGTGGCCCACGGGCACGACATGACGGGAACCCCGCTGCCCGGCGGGCGCCGCGTGTACCCGGAGTCCGCGGCCCGCGGCCTATGGGTCACGGCCGGGGACCTCGCGAAGCTCGTCATCGCAGTCCGGGACAGTGCGATCGGCCGCGAAAATGGCCTGGTGCCACAGGAGCTGGTGCGCGAGATGCTGACCCCGCACTCCGACCGGCCCTACGGCTGGGGGACGATCATCGACAACACCGGGATCGACCTGGAGTTCGGACACGGCGGCCAGGCCGCCGGCTACCAGGCCATGTTCGGTATCCGGGCGAACAGCGGCGACGGCACTGTCATCCTCACCAACTCGGTGCACGGCCGGGCCCTGGTCACCCACCTCATGGCTAACGGCTGGACGGACTCCGGACAGCTCGCGGGTTTCTGGCAACGCGCGATGGGTGAGGCGGCGGCGCGCGAGCGGGAGCAGGAAGGCCCCTGCCGCTCATGA